Proteins encoded in a region of the Trichosurus vulpecula isolate mTriVul1 chromosome 9, mTriVul1.pri, whole genome shotgun sequence genome:
- the LOC118831030 gene encoding 40S ribosomal protein S6-like: MKLNISFPATGCQKLIEVDDERKLQTFYEKRMATEVSADALGDEWKGYVVRISGGNDKQGFPMKHGVLAHGRVRLLLSKGHSCYRPRRTGERKRKSVRGCIVDANLSVFNLVIVKKGEKDIPGLTDTTVPCRLGPKRASRIRKLFNLSKEDDVRQYVVRKPLNKEGKKPRTKAPKIQRLVTPRVLQHKHRHIALKKQRTQKNKEEAAEYAKLLAKRMKKAKEKRQEQIAKRRRLSSLRASTSKSESSQK, from the coding sequence ATGAAGCTCAACATCTCTTTCCCAGCCACTGGCTGTCAGAAACTCATCGAAGTTGATGATGAGAGAAAGCTACAGACTTTTTATGAGAAACGGATGGCCACTGAAGTTTCTGCCGATGCCTTGGGTGATGAATGGAAGGGTTATGTGGTCCGAATCAGTGGTGGGAACGACAAACAGGGCTTTCCCATGAAGCATGGTGTTTTGGCTCATGGACGTGTGCGCCTGCTGCTCAGTAAGGGCCATTCTTGCTATCGCCCTAgaagaactggagaaagaaaacgTAAATCTGTTAGGGGCTGTATTGTGGATGCCAACTTGAGTGTCTTCAACTTGGTTATCGTGAAGAAAGGTGAGAAAGATATACCAGGACTGACAGATACAACTGTGCCTTGTCGCCTGGGGCCCAAAAGAGCTAGCAGGATCCGAAAACTTTTCAACTTGTCCAAAGAAGATGATGTTCGGCAGTATGTTGTGAGAAAGCCCCTCAACAAGGAAGGTAAGAAACCCAGGACCAAGGCTCCTAAAATTCAGCGTCTGGTGACTCCCCGTGTTTTGCAGCACAAACATAGACACATTGCTTTGAAGAAGCAACGTACCcagaagaacaaggaagaagCAGCAGAATATGCTAAGCTTTTGGCCAAGAGAATGAAGAAAGCTAAAGAAAAACGACAAGAACAGATCGCTAAGAGACGACGTCTGTCTTCCCTGAGAGCCTCCACCTCGAAATCTGAGTCCAGTCAAAAATGA